A region from the Sphingomonas brevis genome encodes:
- a CDS encoding 2-oxoglutarate dehydrogenase E1 component: MNELTGLAIEREQGPSWARPNWPVAELDQVNVGLDPTEATIEKVGVEAKAAAAATGITDEAAIRRAADDSIRAMMLIRTYRVRGHLAANLDPLGLVQRELPADLTPAYHGFTEADLDRKVYLGGALGFEQASMRQILPVLQANYCGTVGLEYMHINDLEERRFLQERMEGKNAAISFTPEGKRSILEKVIHGEQWEKFLARKYVGTKRFGLDGGESAIPALEAVIKYGGASGVEEIDIGMAHRGRLNVLSNVMGKPYRAIFHEFAGGATNPADVGGSGDVKYHLGTSSDREFDGNKVHLSLLPNPSHLEAVDPVVLGKARASQTCKGDVEGDTVLPLLLHGDAAFAGQGIVAECFGFSGLPGYETGGTIHFVINNQVGFTTSPQFARSSPYPSDVAKAVQAPIFHVNGDDPEAVTFACKMAIEFRQAFNRDIVIDMWCYRRFGHNEGDEPSFTQPLMYEAIKKQPPISQIYGARLIAEGVVDQKWIDDTTAGFVQHLETEFEAGTSYLPNKADWFEGRWQGLGIPGEPVDARRNVNTAIPEEQYVRLSKLLTTVPEGLTIHKTLGRILEAKKKALEDGQGIDWSTGEALAYGSLVEEGFRVRLSGQDSGRGTFSQRHAVWTDQTTGEKFVPLSSKLDSAGVPLFDVLDSPLSEFGVLGFEYGYSQADPRALVLWEAQFGDFANGAQTIMDQFIAAGEAKWLRASGLVMLLPHGFEGQGPEHSSARLERYLQLCAEDNIQVANCTTPAQYFHILRRQMLRDFRKPLVMMTPKSLLRHKLAVSTRADFIGEGHFHRILSDLNPPAAGETRRAVLCSGKLSFELMEARDTAGDTATEIIRIEQLYPFPSEPLVKRLKAMPKLEELVWAQEEPKNNGAWQFAEDLLEECLAEAGHGKLRPRYAGRAASASPATGLAKRHAAEQAALIADALGHSSRAKATAQAS; the protein is encoded by the coding sequence ATGAACGAGCTAACGGGACTGGCGATCGAACGCGAGCAAGGCCCGAGCTGGGCGCGGCCGAACTGGCCGGTGGCCGAGCTCGATCAGGTCAACGTCGGCCTCGATCCGACCGAAGCGACGATCGAGAAGGTCGGCGTTGAGGCCAAGGCCGCTGCCGCGGCGACCGGCATAACCGACGAAGCGGCGATCCGCCGCGCCGCCGACGACAGCATTCGGGCGATGATGCTGATCCGCACATATCGGGTGCGCGGGCACCTTGCCGCCAACCTCGATCCGCTTGGCCTGGTTCAGCGCGAACTGCCGGCTGACCTTACCCCGGCCTATCACGGCTTCACCGAGGCCGACCTCGACCGGAAAGTCTATCTGGGCGGCGCGCTCGGCTTCGAACAGGCGTCGATGCGCCAGATCCTGCCGGTATTGCAGGCCAATTACTGCGGCACCGTCGGCCTTGAATATATGCACATCAACGACCTGGAGGAGCGCCGCTTCCTGCAGGAGAGGATGGAGGGCAAGAACGCCGCGATCAGCTTCACTCCCGAAGGCAAGCGTTCGATCCTCGAGAAAGTGATCCACGGCGAGCAGTGGGAAAAATTCCTCGCCAGGAAATATGTCGGCACCAAGCGCTTCGGGCTCGACGGCGGCGAGAGCGCCATTCCCGCGCTGGAAGCAGTGATCAAATATGGCGGCGCGAGCGGAGTCGAGGAAATCGACATCGGCATGGCCCACCGCGGCCGCCTCAATGTCCTCTCCAACGTGATGGGCAAGCCCTATCGCGCAATCTTCCATGAATTCGCGGGCGGCGCGACCAACCCTGCTGACGTCGGCGGATCGGGCGACGTGAAGTATCACCTCGGCACTTCGTCGGACCGGGAGTTCGACGGCAACAAGGTCCACCTGTCGCTGCTGCCTAACCCGTCGCACCTGGAAGCGGTCGACCCGGTCGTGCTGGGCAAGGCGCGCGCGAGCCAGACCTGCAAGGGCGACGTCGAAGGCGATACTGTGCTGCCGCTGTTGCTTCACGGCGACGCGGCCTTCGCCGGCCAGGGCATCGTCGCCGAGTGCTTCGGCTTCTCCGGCCTGCCGGGTTACGAGACCGGCGGCACGATCCACTTCGTCATCAACAATCAGGTCGGCTTCACCACCAGCCCACAATTCGCGCGTTCCTCGCCCTATCCGTCGGACGTCGCCAAGGCGGTCCAGGCGCCGATCTTCCACGTCAACGGCGACGACCCCGAGGCTGTGACCTTCGCCTGCAAGATGGCGATCGAGTTCCGCCAGGCATTCAACCGCGACATCGTTATCGACATGTGGTGCTACCGCCGCTTCGGCCACAATGAAGGCGACGAGCCGAGCTTCACCCAGCCGCTGATGTACGAGGCGATCAAGAAGCAGCCGCCGATCAGCCAGATTTACGGCGCCCGGCTGATTGCCGAAGGCGTGGTCGACCAGAAATGGATCGACGACACGACCGCCGGATTCGTCCAGCATCTCGAGACCGAGTTCGAGGCGGGAACCAGTTACCTCCCCAACAAGGCCGACTGGTTCGAGGGACGCTGGCAGGGGCTGGGCATTCCGGGCGAGCCGGTCGACGCCCGTCGCAACGTCAACACCGCGATCCCCGAAGAGCAATATGTCCGGCTGTCGAAGCTGCTGACGACGGTTCCCGAGGGACTGACGATCCACAAGACGCTGGGCCGCATCCTCGAGGCCAAGAAGAAGGCACTTGAGGACGGCCAGGGGATCGACTGGTCGACCGGCGAGGCGCTGGCCTATGGCAGCCTTGTCGAGGAAGGCTTTAGGGTCCGCCTGTCGGGGCAGGACAGCGGCCGAGGCACCTTCAGTCAGCGCCATGCGGTATGGACCGACCAGACGACCGGTGAGAAGTTCGTCCCACTGAGCAGCAAGCTCGACAGCGCCGGCGTGCCGCTATTCGACGTGCTCGACAGCCCCTTGAGCGAATTTGGCGTTCTCGGTTTCGAATATGGCTATTCGCAAGCCGACCCGCGCGCGCTGGTGCTGTGGGAGGCGCAGTTCGGCGACTTCGCCAATGGCGCTCAGACGATCATGGACCAGTTCATTGCCGCCGGCGAAGCCAAGTGGCTTCGCGCATCGGGCCTCGTGATGCTGTTGCCTCACGGGTTCGAGGGTCAGGGGCCGGAACATAGTTCGGCGCGGCTGGAGCGTTACCTGCAACTCTGCGCCGAGGACAATATCCAGGTCGCCAACTGCACCACCCCCGCGCAATATTTCCACATCCTCCGGCGGCAGATGCTGCGCGATTTCCGCAAGCCCTTGGTCATGATGACACCCAAGTCGCTGCTGCGGCACAAGCTGGCAGTGTCGACCCGGGCTGACTTTATCGGCGAAGGCCATTTCCACCGCATCCTCAGCGACCTTAATCCGCCAGCGGCGGGGGAAACGCGCAGGGCGGTGCTTTGCTCGGGCAAACTCAGCTTCGAGCTGATGGAGGCGCGCGACACGGCCGGCGACACCGCGACCGAGATCATTCGCATCGAGCAGCTTTATCCCTTCCCGTCGGAGCCGCTGGTCAAGCGGCTGAAGGCGATGCCCAAGCTTGAAGAGCTGGTGTGGGCCCAGGAAGAGCCGAAGAACAATGGCGCCTGGCAATTCGCCGAGGACTTGCTTGAGGAATGCCTGGCCGAGGCCGGGCACGGCAAGCTTCGCCCGCGTTACGCCGGACGCGCTGCTTCCGCCTCGCCAGCGACGGGGCTGGCCAAGCGCCACGCCGCCGAGCAGGCGGCCTTGATCGCCGACGCGCTGGGGCATAGCAGCCGCGCCAAGGCAACTGCACAAGCTTCGTAA
- the odhB gene encoding 2-oxoglutarate dehydrogenase complex dihydrolipoyllysine-residue succinyltransferase, whose translation MATDVKVPALGESITEGTLAQWLKQPGEAVAADEPIASLETDKVSVEVPSPVAGTMSEQLFKEGDTVEVGAVIARIGAAGEAAAPAAPATGQGQTQVAGAQVNPVGAGENPALREDHAAAPADHADLTLSPAVRRAVLELHVDPSKIQGTGKDGRLTKDDVLAAAKAKDDSPAPVHEPEVKAPAVAPAPAPQPVRAASGERHEERIKMTRLRQTIATRLKDAQNTAALLTTYNDVDMTAVIDARARYKDLFEKKHGIRLGFMGFFVKAVALAARDVPSVNARIEGDEIVYSDFLDVSVAVSAPKGLVVPVIRDADKLSFAEIEKAIAAYGKKAKDGTLTADDMKGGTFTISNGGVFGSLLSSPIINPPQSAVLGMHRIEERPVVRDGQIVARPMMYLALSYDHRLIDGREAVTFLVRVKEAIEDPTRLLIDL comes from the coding sequence ATGGCCACCGATGTGAAGGTCCCAGCACTGGGCGAATCAATCACCGAAGGGACGCTCGCCCAATGGCTCAAGCAGCCTGGCGAAGCGGTTGCCGCGGATGAGCCGATCGCCAGCCTGGAGACGGACAAGGTGTCGGTCGAGGTGCCGTCGCCGGTTGCCGGCACGATGAGCGAGCAATTGTTCAAGGAAGGCGACACGGTCGAAGTCGGCGCGGTGATTGCCCGGATCGGTGCGGCGGGGGAAGCTGCTGCGCCGGCTGCACCCGCGACAGGCCAGGGCCAGACGCAAGTCGCCGGTGCACAGGTCAATCCGGTCGGCGCGGGCGAAAATCCGGCGCTTCGAGAGGATCATGCCGCGGCCCCGGCCGACCATGCCGACCTGACGCTTTCGCCGGCGGTGCGCCGTGCGGTGCTGGAACTCCATGTCGATCCGTCGAAGATCCAGGGCACTGGCAAGGACGGCCGGCTGACCAAGGACGATGTGCTGGCGGCAGCAAAGGCAAAGGACGATTCGCCGGCTCCGGTCCATGAGCCGGAAGTGAAGGCTCCTGCGGTTGCTCCGGCACCGGCTCCCCAACCGGTCAGGGCGGCAAGCGGCGAGCGCCACGAAGAGCGGATCAAGATGACGCGCTTGCGCCAGACGATCGCTACCCGGCTCAAGGACGCCCAGAACACCGCCGCGCTGCTCACCACCTATAACGACGTCGACATGACGGCGGTGATCGACGCCCGCGCCCGCTACAAGGATTTGTTCGAGAAGAAGCACGGCATCCGGCTGGGCTTCATGGGCTTCTTCGTGAAGGCGGTGGCGCTGGCCGCGCGCGACGTGCCGTCGGTCAATGCCCGGATCGAAGGCGACGAGATCGTCTATTCCGACTTCCTCGACGTGTCGGTCGCGGTGTCGGCGCCGAAAGGCCTGGTCGTCCCGGTCATCCGCGATGCCGACAAGCTCAGTTTCGCCGAGATCGAGAAAGCGATCGCCGCCTATGGCAAGAAGGCCAAGGACGGCACTTTGACCGCCGATGACATGAAGGGCGGCACCTTCACCATTTCCAACGGCGGCGTATTCGGATCCTTGCTGTCGAGCCCGATCATCAACCCGCCGCAGTCGGCGGTGCTCGGCATGCACCGGATCGAGGAGCGCCCGGTGGTCCGCGACGGCCAGATTGTCGCCCGGCCGATGATGTACCTGGCTTTGAGCTACGACCATCGCCTGATCGACGGTCGCGAGGCGGTGACCTTCCTCGTCCGCGTCAAGGAAGCGATCGAGGACCCGACAAGGCTGCTGATCGACCTCTAG
- the lpdA gene encoding dihydrolipoyl dehydrogenase → MADFDYDVLVIGSGPGGYVAAIRAAQLGLKTACAEGRETLGGTCLNVGCIPSKAMLHASEYYDAAANGSFAKLGIKVKPELDLDTMHGQRKDAVKGLTGGIEFLFKKNKIEWLKGYGTFTGPNSVKVGDRTVTARNIVIATGSSVTPLPGVEIDQKVVVDSTGALELAKVPDHMVVIGGGVIGLELGSVWRRLGAKVTCVEFLDQILPGFDGEVRKEANKIMKKQGIEFKLGTKVTGVTVKGGKATLTVEPAKGGASETIEADCVLVSIGRRPNTEGLGLDKIGLATNNRGQIETDHDFRTSVPGVWAIGDVIPGPMLAHKAEDEGIAVAENIAGLTGIVNHDVIPSVVYTMPEIAGVGLTEEQAREKGEVKVGKFPMLANSRAKTNHEPDGFVKVVADAKTDRVLGVWCIASVAGTMIAQAAQAMEFGATSEDIAYTCHAHPTHSEALKEAAMAVTGKPIHI, encoded by the coding sequence ATGGCTGATTTCGATTATGACGTGCTGGTGATCGGCTCCGGTCCCGGCGGCTATGTCGCGGCGATCCGCGCCGCGCAGCTCGGCCTCAAGACCGCCTGCGCCGAAGGGCGCGAAACGCTTGGAGGCACCTGCCTCAACGTCGGCTGCATTCCGTCCAAGGCCATGCTTCACGCGTCGGAATATTATGACGCCGCGGCAAATGGCTCCTTCGCCAAGCTCGGCATCAAGGTGAAGCCGGAATTGGACCTCGACACGATGCACGGCCAGCGCAAGGACGCGGTCAAGGGCCTCACCGGCGGCATCGAGTTCCTGTTCAAGAAGAACAAGATCGAATGGCTGAAGGGCTATGGCACCTTCACCGGTCCGAACAGCGTCAAGGTCGGCGACCGCACCGTCACCGCCAGGAATATCGTCATCGCCACCGGATCGTCGGTGACCCCGCTGCCGGGCGTCGAGATCGACCAGAAAGTGGTGGTCGACAGCACCGGCGCGCTCGAATTGGCCAAGGTGCCGGATCATATGGTGGTGATCGGCGGCGGCGTGATCGGGCTGGAGCTTGGCTCGGTCTGGCGCCGACTTGGCGCAAAGGTCACCTGCGTCGAATTCCTCGACCAGATCCTGCCCGGCTTCGACGGCGAGGTCCGCAAGGAAGCCAACAAGATCATGAAAAAGCAGGGGATCGAGTTCAAACTCGGGACCAAGGTCACCGGCGTCACCGTCAAGGGCGGCAAGGCAACCCTGACCGTCGAACCGGCCAAGGGCGGCGCTTCGGAAACGATCGAGGCCGATTGCGTGCTGGTATCGATCGGCCGCCGGCCCAACACCGAAGGGCTTGGTCTCGACAAGATCGGTCTCGCTACCAACAATCGCGGCCAGATCGAGACCGACCATGACTTCCGCACGTCCGTGCCCGGCGTCTGGGCTATCGGCGACGTCATCCCCGGCCCGATGCTCGCTCACAAGGCCGAGGACGAAGGGATTGCGGTCGCCGAGAATATTGCCGGACTGACCGGCATCGTGAACCACGACGTCATCCCGTCGGTGGTCTACACCATGCCCGAAATCGCCGGCGTCGGGCTGACCGAGGAACAGGCCAGGGAAAAGGGCGAGGTCAAGGTCGGCAAGTTCCCGATGCTCGCCAACAGCCGCGCCAAGACGAACCATGAGCCCGACGGCTTCGTGAAGGTCGTCGCCGATGCCAAGACCGACCGGGTGCTCGGCGTGTGGTGCATCGCCAGCGTCGCGGGCACGATGATCGCGCAGGCTGCGCAGGCGATGGAGTTCGGGGCCACCAGCGAAGACATCGCCTATACCTGCCACGCCCACCCGACCCATTCGGAGGCGCTCAAGGAAGCGGCCATGGCGGTGACGGGCAAGCCGATTCACATTTAG
- a CDS encoding PepSY domain-containing protein, which yields MGAVRTRLRRWHVWLGWLVGLPMLFWTVSGLVMVAKPIEEVRGEELISPPGPMQISGPVVAPHVVGRPVVAMTLEPRADGPRWEIDFEGGEERLADPATGRLLPRLGAVDAARELMARYTGKAKVRDVTRVDPDRPPLELRRPMDGWRVAMDDDTHFYVDGGSGEIIAKRTSWWRFYDFMWGLHIMDLQGREDTNNPWVVSFATLTLLTVLLALVLLPLTIRRRRNGNGNSVN from the coding sequence ATGGGAGCTGTTCGTACGAGGCTGCGCCGCTGGCACGTGTGGCTGGGGTGGCTAGTCGGCCTGCCGATGCTGTTCTGGACGGTGTCGGGACTGGTAATGGTCGCCAAACCGATTGAGGAAGTGCGTGGCGAGGAACTGATTTCCCCGCCGGGACCGATGCAAATCAGCGGACCGGTGGTGGCACCGCACGTCGTCGGTCGCCCGGTCGTCGCGATGACGCTTGAGCCGCGGGCCGACGGGCCGCGCTGGGAAATCGACTTCGAAGGCGGCGAGGAGCGCCTTGCGGATCCCGCGACCGGCCGGCTGCTGCCGCGCCTGGGGGCCGTCGACGCCGCCAGGGAGCTGATGGCTCGCTATACCGGGAAGGCAAAGGTCAGGGACGTCACGCGTGTCGATCCCGATCGTCCACCGCTCGAGCTTCGCCGGCCAATGGATGGCTGGCGCGTGGCGATGGACGACGACACCCATTTCTACGTCGATGGCGGCTCAGGTGAGATCATCGCCAAGCGCACCAGCTGGTGGCGCTTCTACGATTTTATGTGGGGCCTGCACATCATGGACCTGCAGGGCCGCGAAGACACTAACAACCCGTGGGTAGTGAGCTTCGCGACGCTGACGCTGCTGACCGTTTTGCTGGCGCTGGTGCTGTTGCCGCTGACCATCAGGCGCCGCCGCAACGGCAACGGCAACAGCGTCAACTAA
- the sppA gene encoding signal peptide peptidase SppA: MRFVKAIWTLLVGIKDALVLLFMLIFFGLLYAGLSARPVAVGKGVLAMDLDGVLVEQAERPDPFSTIAGASNVTREFELRDLVATLDAAKDDDRVKAIALDLDGFLGGGQPALAALGEKLDEVRKSGKPVVAFATGYTDDRYQLAAHASEVWLPPMGAVAMAGPGGNNLYFKGLFDKLGVTANIYRVGTYKSAVEPFMRSDMSPEARENAQALGDALLETWKEDIARTRPAAMPGLNRLLADPVAVSQAAGGDLAKAALDLKLVDKLGERRAYEERLAQLGGKDDDGPHLYQRIKLADYENEAVDRSEGPIGVVTVAGEIVDGKAGPGRAGGETISRVIEKGLARDDLKALIVRIDSPGGSALAAERIRQSLLAAKARKIPVVVSMGNVAASGGYWVATPGDYVFAEPSTITGSIGVFGVLPSFEGALAKLGVGADGIKTTPLSGEPDLLKGPSDAANALIQAGVEQVYRKFLTIVAESRHKSTADIDRIAQGRVWDGGSARQLGLIDGFGGMNEAVAKAAELAKLGEDERGLTYLTEEPSFADMLFADLAGDETSDDSAPADALATLGPAPEGMLARAIAEVRSILSGPTIQARCLECPPVVASQRLSAEDRGWLARWLSFS, from the coding sequence ATGCGGTTCGTGAAGGCCATCTGGACGCTGCTGGTAGGTATCAAGGACGCGCTCGTCCTCCTGTTCATGCTGATCTTTTTCGGGTTGCTCTATGCGGGGCTATCGGCACGGCCGGTGGCGGTCGGCAAAGGTGTGCTGGCAATGGACCTCGATGGAGTGCTGGTCGAGCAGGCCGAGCGGCCCGATCCCTTCTCGACGATCGCCGGCGCAAGCAACGTCACCCGCGAATTTGAGTTGAGGGACCTCGTCGCCACGCTTGACGCGGCCAAGGATGACGACCGGGTCAAGGCGATCGCGCTCGATCTCGACGGCTTTCTCGGCGGCGGGCAGCCGGCGCTGGCCGCTCTCGGCGAGAAGCTGGACGAAGTGAGGAAAAGTGGGAAGCCGGTCGTCGCCTTCGCCACTGGCTACACCGACGACCGTTACCAGCTTGCAGCCCACGCTTCCGAGGTCTGGCTGCCGCCGATGGGCGCAGTGGCGATGGCCGGCCCCGGCGGCAACAACCTTTATTTCAAGGGTCTGTTCGACAAGCTTGGAGTGACCGCCAACATCTACCGGGTCGGCACCTACAAGTCGGCGGTCGAACCCTTTATGCGGAGCGACATGTCGCCCGAGGCGCGCGAAAATGCGCAGGCGCTCGGCGATGCCCTGCTCGAAACCTGGAAAGAGGATATCGCGCGCACTCGTCCGGCGGCGATGCCGGGCCTCAATCGCCTGTTGGCCGATCCGGTCGCCGTGTCGCAGGCGGCGGGTGGAGATCTGGCCAAGGCTGCGTTGGACCTGAAACTGGTCGACAAGCTGGGCGAGCGGCGGGCCTATGAGGAGCGGCTGGCCCAACTCGGCGGCAAGGACGACGATGGTCCCCATCTCTACCAGCGCATCAAGCTCGCCGATTATGAAAATGAGGCGGTCGACCGCAGCGAAGGTCCGATCGGCGTCGTGACTGTCGCCGGAGAGATCGTCGACGGCAAGGCTGGCCCCGGCCGCGCCGGCGGCGAGACAATCTCCCGAGTGATCGAAAAGGGCCTTGCCCGCGACGATCTGAAAGCGCTGATCGTCCGCATCGACAGCCCTGGCGGCTCCGCGCTAGCTGCCGAACGCATCCGCCAATCGCTACTTGCCGCCAAGGCACGGAAGATTCCGGTGGTCGTCTCGATGGGCAATGTCGCCGCGTCGGGCGGCTATTGGGTCGCGACCCCCGGCGATTATGTGTTCGCCGAGCCGTCGACCATCACCGGGTCGATCGGCGTATTCGGCGTTTTGCCAAGCTTCGAGGGCGCGCTGGCAAAGCTCGGAGTCGGCGCCGACGGCATCAAGACCACGCCGCTGTCGGGCGAACCCGACCTGCTCAAGGGCCCTTCCGATGCGGCCAACGCCCTGATCCAGGCCGGGGTCGAGCAAGTTTATCGCAAGTTCCTGACGATCGTGGCCGAGTCCCGGCACAAGTCGACCGCCGATATCGATCGTATCGCCCAGGGACGGGTATGGGACGGCGGCTCGGCTCGGCAGCTGGGCCTGATCGACGGCTTCGGCGGAATGAACGAAGCGGTGGCCAAAGCGGCTGAGCTGGCCAAGCTTGGCGAGGATGAGCGAGGCCTCACCTACCTCACCGAAGAACCCAGCTTCGCCGATATGCTGTTCGCCGATCTCGCCGGCGACGAAACAAGCGACGATTCCGCGCCGGCCGATGCGCTGGCGACGCTTGGTCCGGCACCGGAAGGCATGTTGGCCCGGGCAATCGCCGAGGTGCGCTCGATCCTCAGCGGACCGACCATCCAGGCACGCTGCCTCGAATGCCCGCCGGTCGTGGCGAGCCAGCGCCTCAGTGCCGAGGATCGCGGCTGGCTGGCGCGCTGGCTAAGCTTTAGTTGA